The genome window AGAACAAACTAATTGATATGAACAGTGCAAGGTGCTGTTTTTGTTTGAAAAGTTTTTTGTTTGGCCGGGCTTCGGGGGCTGAGAATGCGCACATGAACCCGGAACCACTGGACTTTAAGTGCGTTTAGTATTAGCTAAACACCACAGAACAGACTGATGAGCGGTGACAGAGACGCGTGTGAAACGAAACTCCTGAAGAGGCGGATGACCCCATGACACAACCCATCGACGAGACCCGAGACGAGTTCATCGAGAAGATGGGACTACTGGTGCAAGCCGATGGCCTCCCGCGCACGGCGGGGCGGGTCATGGGGATGCTGGTGTGGCATGGCGAGCCGATTTCGTTCTGCGATCTTGCCATCGGGCTTCAGGTGAGCCGCGGCAGCATCAGCACCGCAACCCGCATCCTGATCGACCGCCGGATGGTTCGGCGCCTGGCCAAGCCCGGGGATCGGCAGGACTACTTCCAACTTGCAGAAAAGTCTTACGAGTCGATGGTGAAGGACCTGAGCCTTCAGTTCCATCGCCGCAGCGAAGACCTGTATTCGACGCTGGATTGCGTGCCCGAAAGCGAGCCGGAGATCCGGGAGCGGGTGCGCGCCTATTCGGTGATGCTGGAATCCGTCTCGCGCAAGATCGGTGAGCTGGCCGAAGAGATGGTGTGAGGCGGCGGCAGGCCGCGATCAGGCGACCAGCGCCTCGGCCTTCTTGAGGTCGACCGACACCAGCTGACTAACCCCTTGTTCCTGCATGGTAACGCCAAAGAGCCGGTCCATCCGGCTCATCGTCACCGCGTGGTGGGTGATAATCAGAAAGCGGGTGTCTGTGCGGCGTGTCATCTCGTCGAGCAGGTCGCAGAACCGGGTGACGTTGGCATCGTCGAGCGGGGCGTCGACCTCGTCGAGCACGCAGATCGGCGCGGGGTTGGCGAGGAAGACGGCGAAGATCAGCGCCAGCGCGGTGAGGGTCTGCTCGCCGCCCGAGAGCAGGGAGAGGGTCGAGAGCTTCTTGCCCGGAGGCATGCACATGATCTCGAGCCCCGCCTCGAGCGGGTCGTCGGATTCGACGAGTTCGAGCGAGGCCTCGCCGCCACCGAAGAGGTGCTTGAACAGCAGGGTGAAGTTGGAGTTGACCTGTTCGAAGGCGGTCAGAAGGCGTTCTCGGCCTTCCTTGTTGAGCCCGGCGATGCCGTTGCGCAGGGCGCGGATGGCTTCCTCGAGGTCGGCCTTTTCCTTGACCAGCTCGTCATGCTCGGTCTGCACCTCCTTGGCGTCTTCCTCGGCGCGCAGGTTTACCGCCCCGAGTGAATCGCGCTGGCGGCGCAGGCGGGAGAGGTCGTTTTCCAGCCGCTCGACATCGGGGATCTTGTCCGGGTCGGCCTCGAGGGTTTGCAGGAGGTCGGCGGGGGCGCATTCGAGCTCTTCGTGGATGCGCTCCTCGGCCAGCTTGCGGGCTTCCTGCGCGGCTTCCATCCGGGCCTGCGCGGCGGCGCGGCCTTCGCGGAGTTCGCCGGCGATCTTGGTGGCCTCGCGCTCCTCGGCCTGGGCCTCGCGCCATGCGGTTTCGCCCGCGGCCAGCTTGTCGGCGGCGCCCTTGCGGCGCTCCTCGGCCTTCTCGAGCGCGTCCAGAAGCTTGGTTTCACGGGCTTCGATGTCGTCGGGCGCGGCCTCGGCGGTGGCCAGTTCGGCCTCGGTGGTGGTCTTGCGTTCGTTGAGCTCGTTGGAGCGAGCCTCGGCGTTGGTCAGCCGCTCCCTCCAGTTGGACACCTCGCGGGCGATCTCCTGCAGGCGGCGCACCCGGGCCTCGCCCATGCGGCGGATCTCGTCCTGCACCGCTCGGCGGGAGAGCATATCTTGCCGGGCGTTCTCGACGAGGCTCTTGGCCGCCTCGACATTGCCGCGGGCCTCTTCGAGATCGCCGAGCTGGGCCAACGCGGCCTCGGCCTCCGCAAGGCGCTCGCGGGCGGCCTTTGCCTCGTCCTCGTGGCGCTTCACGGCCATGTCGGCGGCCTCGGCGCGGGTGGCGGCCATGGAGGCATCGCTCTCGGCGCGGGACAGGGCACGGGAGGCATCGGCGACGGCGGTATCGGCCTCGCGGCGGGCCTGGCGCGCGGTGCGGTCGGCCTCGGTCACGCGGGCCAGCTCTTCGGACAGCGTGGTGTGGGCCTGCCGGGCCCCGGCGGCGCGGGCCTCGGCCTCATTGAGATCGAGCTTCAGCTCTTCGAGCCGGTTGAGCTGCTCGAGCCGGAGGGCGGCGGCGGAGGGGGCATCTTCGGCGGCGGCGCGGAACCCGTCCCAGCGCCAGAGGTCGCCCTCGCGGGAGACGAGGCGCTGGCCCGGCTTCAGCTCGGCCTGCCGCGCGGCGCCCTCTTCGGGGCCGGAAACAAGCCCGACCTCGGCCATCCGGCGCTTCAGCACATCGGGGACATGCATGTAGTCGGCCAGCGGGTGCAGCCCGCCGGGCAGGCCCTGCGGCGCGGGATAATCGGGCAGGGCGGCCCAGCCGGAGGGCGCGTCGGCCTCGACGGCGGGGGCGCGGAGATCGTCGGCCAGGGCGGCGCCGAGGGCCTTCTCGTAGCCCTTGTCGACCGAGAGCATGTCGAGCACCTGCGCGCCCTCGGTGCCCTCGCGGTCGACCAGCCGGGCAAGGGCGTGCATCTCGGCGGAGAGGGTCTTGGTTTCGCCCTCTGCGGCGGAGGCCGCGGCGCGGGCTTCGGCCTCGCGCCCAGCACATTCGGCGCGGGCTTCGTCGGCGGATTCCAGTGCCTTCTCAGCCTCTTCGGCACGAAGGGTGGCCGCTTCGCTGGCGGCCTTCGCAACGCGCATCGCCTCTTCGGCCCCGGCCTTGCGGCCGCGCGCCTCTTCGGCCTGGGTGCGGGCCTTGGCGGCCTCGGCCTCGTTGCGATCGGCCCCGCTGCGGGCGTCGGATTGCATCCGCTGGGCCGACTGGTGGCGGGCGGCGAGGCGGGCGACATCCTCGGTCTGCTCGGCGAGCCGCTCCTCGATTTCGGAGAGGACGGAGGCAGCCTTGCGGGCGGCCTCGGTGGCCTCTTCCAGCTTTTCTTCCTGCCCGTCACCGGCCTTCTGCAGCTCGGCTTCTTCCCAGCCCAGCCGCTCGACGGTTTCGCCCGCGTCGCGGTTCAGCCCCTCTTCGCGCTCCATGTCGCGGGTGAGCTGGGCGAGGCGGCTCTTGAGCGTGTCGATGGTGGCTTCGGCGCGGGCGGCCTCTTCGCGCAGACCGCCGCGCTCGACCTGAAGCCGCTGGAGCACCGCCGCCGCGATTGCCTCTTCCTCGCGCAGGGCGGGCAGGGCGGCGTCGGTCTCGCTGCGGCGCTTCTCGGCGGCCAGCACGGCGCGTTCGGCGGCGGAGGCGGCGGCGACGGTGTCGCGGTGGGACTGTCCGGCGCTGGCCACGGCCTCGTCGGCCTCCATCCAGCGACGGTAGAGCAACAGCCCCTCGACCTGCCGCAGCTCGCTGCCGATCTCGCGGTAGCGGGCGGCCTGCCGGGCCTGGCGGGCCAGCTGGGAGAGCTGGGCGGCGAGCTGTTCGATTACGTCATCGACGCGGGCAAGGTTCTGCTCGGCGCCGTTCAGCTTGAGTTCGGCCTCGTGGCGACGCTGGTAAAGGCCTGAAATCCCTGCGGCTTCCTCCAAGATGCGCCGCCGTGACTTGGGCTTGGCGTTGATCAGCTCGGAGATCTGACCCTGCCGCACCAGCGCCGGGCTGTGTGAGCCGGTGGACGCATCGGCAAAAAGCATCTGCACATCGCGGGCGCGGACATCCTTGGTGTTGGCCTTGTAGGCAGAGCCGGCGTCGCGGGTGATGCGGCGGACGACTTCGAGCACGTCCTGGTCGTTGAAGCCGGCCGGGGCGAGGCGCTCGGAGTTGTCGATGTGGATCGACACCTCGGCAAAGTTGCGGGCCGGGCGCGAGGCGGCGCCGGCGAAGATCACATCTTCCATGCCGCCACCGCGCATGGCGGTTGGGCGGTTTTCGCCCATGACCCAGCGCAGGGCCTCCAGCAGGTTGGACTTGCCGCAGCCATTGGGCCCGACAACGCCCGTGAGCCCGTTGGCGATGACCAGATCGGTCGGGTCAACGAAACTCTTGAACCCGTTGAGTCTGAGCCGTGTGAACTGCACGCTGCCTGCTGCCCCTTTTTGGCGCCCCTGTCCGTCCCCGTGCCCCGGCGGGGCGATTCCCCGGGGCTGGCCCATGTTTGGGGGGGAGGGGGCGTCTGTCAATCAGCATGTGGCAGCGTTTTGGCGGTTATCCACAAGATATGGAGCGGTTGACGGCGGGTCGCCGCCGGGGAAGATCGCAGCATGAGCCTCAAGATCTCCCGCGGCGATCCCCGCCATCCCGATGCCACCGACCTGCTGAAGCAGAGCCAGGCGCTGATGCAGCGGCTGTTTCCGCCGGAGGACAACTTTTTCCTCGATATCGACGCACTTTGCGGCCGCGACATCCGGTTTTTCGTGGCCAAGGAGGACGGTCGCATCCTCGGGGTGGGCGCGCTGGCGCTGCGGAAGGGATATGGCGAGGTGAAGTCGATGTTCACCCGCGAATCCGCCCGCGGCCGGGGGATTGCGGCACTGCTTCTGGCCGAGATCGAGGCCGAGGCGCGCCGGGAGGGGTATGACCTGCTGCGGCTGGAGACGGGCAACAGCCTGGCGTCGGCGCATCGGATCTATGGCAAGGCCGGGTTCGTCCAGCGGGGGGCATTCGGCGATTATCCCGAAGCGCCCTCATCGCTGTTCATGGAAAAGCGCCTGGACTGAGGGCTAGAGCTTTTTCATCAGGGCGCGGCTGGCCTGCATCTGGCCAAAGGACCGGGCCAGCGCCTTGCGGGCCTTGGCCGAAGCGGCACGCGCGCGGGCGAGGTCGCGGTTGAGGGCGGCCTTGCGGGCATCTGTCCAGCGGAGCCAGACATTTGTGGCGCGGGCATGCGCCGGGCTGAAATGCGCCGGGTCGGAGGCATCGGCCATGGCCTTGTGGCGGGCCTCGTCGAGCGCCTCGACGGCGGTGGAGAGCCGGGCCTCTTCGGCCAGCCGCAGCTTCAGCTTGCTCTGGCCCGACATGAACCGCGCTTCCATCAGCCCCGCAAGCTGTTGCATCTGCTTCTTTTTCACGGTCATGAGCCGGACCTGTTGGTATAGCTCGCACGTGCCTTCTGGCGCATTGCCTCTGAAAAGCGAATGGCGGCGGCGACGGGCGCGTAGTGGTCAGGGCGGATCTCTTCGCCCAGCTCCACGGTGGCATGGAGCGCCCGCGCGGTGGGCGGGTCGCGGTGGATCGGAACCCCGGCCTCCTGCGCCCGCGCGCGAATGCGGGCCGCCAGCTCATCGACCCCCTTGGCGACGCAGACCGGCGCGCCGGGCGTCAGCCGGTCCCACTTGAGGGCGACGGCATAGTGCTGCGGGTTGACGATGACCACATCGGCCTTGGGCACCTCGCTCATCATCTGCGCCGAGGCGATCTCGATGGCCTTCTGGCGGCGGAACTGGCGGATGTGCGGGTCGCCCTCACTTTCCTTGTGCTCGTCCTTCAGTTCCTGGTGGCTCATCCGGTTCTTGCGCATGTGCTCGGCCTGTTGCCACAGGAAGTCGACCGTGGCGATTGCGGCCATGATGGCGGTGACGATCATCAGGAAATCGAGGCACAGCCGGCCGAGCAGCGCCCCGACCTGACCGGGCTCGAGGGCGGCGGCGGAGAGCATGTCGGGGAGGCGCCGGTTGAGGTACGCGAAGAGCACGAAGGAGATGATGGTGAGCTTGACGAAGCTCTTGAAGAACTCGAACAGCCCGTTGCGGCCAAACTTGTTCTTGGCGTTGGAGAGCGGCGAGATGCGGCTGAGTTTGAACTGAAGCTTTTCCGGCGCGAAGGTGATGGCCCGCTGCGCAACCAGCGATGCGATGCAGGCCAGCGCCGGGATGGCAAACCAGGGGGCCATGGTGCCGGCGATCTTGGTCATCAGCCCGCCCGAGAGTGTGGCAAAGCCCGGGCCGGTCAGGAGCGGGGCGAGCCGGTCGGCCTGGGCGAGAAGTTGGCTGCCGGTCGCGCCTAGCCCGGTGATGCTGGAGGCGCCGACGGTGAACGCAGCCAGCAGCAACGCGCCGTAGGCCGTGGCGGTGGTGATATCGGTCGAGCGGGGCACCTCGCCCTTCTTGCGGGCATCATCGAGGCGCTTCTGGGTTGGCTCGTGTTGCTTGTCGCTGTCGTCATCCTGCCCCGCCATGTGCTACCCGCCGAAGGGTGTGGCCATGTAGCGCTGAAGCGCGGTGAGCCAGAGGGAGAGCAGATAGGGCGTGGACAGGAACAGCAGGATCAAGCCGCCCGCTGTGATGGCGGGCGCGCCGACGAATGCCACCATGAGCTGCGGCATGGCGCGGTTGATGACGCCGAGCGCGATGTTGTAGATCAGCGCCGCGATGATGAAGGGCGATGCCAGCGAAAAGGCCATGCCGAAGGCCGCAGATACCCGTGACACTCCCCACTCCATCGCGTCGCCGGCACCCAGCACGGCGCCGACCGGCAGCACCTTATAGCTTTCCACGAAGCCCATGGCGACCTGCACATGGAGCCCCGACGTGGCGGCCAGCGCCAGCCCGGCGACCACGAAGAGGTGGCCGATGGCGGGCTGCGGGTCGACATTTGGCGACGCGCCGAAGATCTGTGCCAGTGAGGTGGATTGCGCCGCCATCGAGCCCGCGACCTGCAGGGCGAAGATGAAGAGGCGAAGGCCGAAGCCGAAGGTCAGGCCGATGACGATTTCGCTCAAGAGGGTCAACGACAGGGCGATCCCTGCCAATGATGTTGCCTGCGGCACCGGGACCAGCGGCGCGACGATGGCGGTGAAGGCCAGCGCCGCGCCAAGGCGGATGCGGGCCGGCACGCCCTGCTCACCGAAGGCCGGGATCAGCGCCATGGCCGCCCCGACCCGCAGGAAGACGGTGAAGCCGGTGAGCAGCGCGGCCTGCGAGAAGCCGAGCAGCTGGGCCAGCGCTTCGATCATGCCGCGATCACGCCAAGCAGGGCAGGGCGGGCGTCCATTCCGATTTCTTCGAAGGAGAGAACCGGCGTTGCGATGCCCTTGGCGGTCAGCACTGTTTTCAGGAACCGGCGGCGGCGCGAGGTTGTGACCAGCGCGGGCGACACCCCGTCTTCCGCGACCCGCGCCAGCTTCTCGGAAACCCCGGTGGCCAACTTGGAAAACGCCTCCGGCGGCAAGGCGATATCCTCGGTGCCGTTGCCACCGTCGACCTGATGCGCAAGGAACTGCTCTTCCCATTCTGGCGCGAGTTGCAGCAGCGGGAGGGTGCCATCATCGCGGCGCAGCTCCGAGACCAGCTGGAACCCGAGCCTCTGGCGCACATGCTCGCAGATGGTCTCGGGGGCGGAATATGTGCCGCGCGCCTCGGAGATCGACTCGAGAATGAGCGGCAGGTTGCGGATTGAAACCTGCTCGTCGAGCAGTAGCCGCAACACCGCGAGCAACAGCTCGATGGGCACCTTGTCGGGCACCAGCTCGTCAATCAGGCGCTTGTTGGCTTCGGCCCGCACCGGATCGGACAGGTTGGCGAGCTCTTCGAGCAGGCGTCGCAGGGCCTTCATGGTCAGGAGGCGGGCAAAGTTGCGCTTGAGCACCTCCAGCAGGTGGGTCGCCAGCACCTCCGCCGGGGTGACGACGGTTGACCCCTGCAAGGCGGCGTCTTCGCGATCGTTCTCCGAGATCCAGCGGGCGGGCGCGCCGTAGACCGGCTCGTGGCAGTCCTCGCCGGGTGGTAGCAGCTCGGGCAGGTCGCCGGCCAGAGCAAGGACCCGCTCGGGATGGAGGAGATTGGTGGCCTGGGTCACGCCGTGGATGCGGATGGCGTAGGTTTCGGACCGCAGCGCGGCATTGTCCGTCAGCCGGATCTCGGGGAGAATCAGGCCGAAGGAGGCGGCGACATGGGCGCGCATGTTCTCGATTCTTGCGTCGAGGCCAGTCGCCGGATCGAGCACCATGGACACGAGGTCCGGCGCAAACTCCACGTGAATATCGTCGAGATCCAGCATGTCGCCCATGGATTTGCGTTGGGTCTTGGGTTCTTCGGGCGGCGGCAGGGCGGCGGCCAGGGCCTCGGCCTCGAGGGCGACATGACGGCGCCAGGCAAAGAGGCCCAAGGTCGCCGCTCCGGCAAAGAAGGGCAGCATCGGCAGGCCGGGCACGAGACCGAAGAGCGCCATGAGCACGGCGACGGTGGCGATGGCCGCGGGGTGCTTGCCGAGCTGGCCGACAAGGGCCAGGTCGGTCGCGCCCCGCTCGCCGCCGCGGGCCAGCAGAAGCGCCGAGGCGATGGAGATGATGACCGCGGGGATCTGGGTGACGAGCCCGTCGCCGACCGTCAGGATCGCATAGGTGTGGAAGGCGTCGGCGATGGGCAGGCCGTGCACGGCCGTTCCCATCACCAGCCCCATCACGAGGTTCAGCAAGGTGATGAGCAGCCCCGCCATCGCATCGCCTTTGACAAACTTCGACGCTCCGTCGAGAGAGCCGAAAAAGGTGGTTTCCGCCTGTTCGCGCTCGCGCCGGGACTTGGCCTCTTCGTGGTCGATCGCACCTGCCGACATGTCGGAGTCGATGGCGAGTTGCTTGCCCGGCATCCCGTCGAGCGCGAAGCGGGCGCCCACCTCTGCCATGCGGGCGGCCCCCTTTGTGATGACCATGAAGTTCACGATCATCAGCACTCCGAAGACCACGAGCCCGAGGAAGACCGAGCCGCCCATCACGAACATCGCAAAGCCTTCGATCACAGAGCCGGCGGCCCGCGTGCCCGTGTGACCCTCGCCGATGATGAGCTTGGTGGAGCTGACGTTGAGCGACAGCCGCAACATCAGGGAGGCCAGCAGGATTGTCGGGAAAGACGAAAAATCCAGCGGGCGTTCGATGAAGAGGGTGACGGTGAAGATCAGGATTGCGAGGGCAAAGCTTCCTGCGAGGCCAACGTCGAGCACCCAGGACGGCATTGGCAGAATCATCATGGTGATGACCCCCATCAAGGCGAGGGCCAGCAGGATCGTCGGTCGGAACAGATCGGCCTTGCCGAGGGTCACGTTCAGAGGCCTTCAGCCGGCGGGAAGAGGCTGGCCCCCTGCGCCGCCGGGCTGGTGGGCACAAGCGAGCCGAGCACGGGCGCGGCGCCGGCGTCCTTGAGTAACGGATAGGTGTTGAGGCGGGGTTCTTGCGTTTCGATCCCGTTGCCCGGCCTGTGGGCCACCGTTGCGAAATCGTCCGAACGGAGCGTGCTGCGATTGCGGTTGAAGCGGGTAAGCCAACGCTCGGACTCCTCCGGAGGCAGGCCTTGAAGGGCTGCCGCAGCGTTGCCCCAACCGCCGGTTTGAGCCTGGAGGCTTGTGAGAAGGGAAGCGGCGAACTCGGCGTTGACACGCGGGGTCAGCATATCTTCGAGCGAGGCGAACTGAGGCCCGTATTTGGCGTAATCGACCTGAAAGCATCCGAGGCCGAGTGCCGGGTGTCCCGACTTGATCTGCTGGTAGGCGTAGGCGCGGGCATCGTCGGCGGTTTCGAACCAGACTCTTTGGCCCTCCGCACCGACCGTCCATGGCCAGGGAACCAGCCCGTCGTCACTCTTGCGGCCGCTGACCGTGAGCATGATGGCCCGCAAGACCGAGAGCGGAACACCGGATTTTTCGGAGGCTTCCCTGGCAGCGGCTTCGCAAAGTTCGGGCCTCGAGGGCTGGGCGAGCGCGGGCAGCGACATGAGGGCGAGGGCAAGGACCGCGAGCAGAGCATAGATGCGGCGAGCGCGACGGCGGGAGAACGTAGGAACACGTGGCGTCGTTGACAGCCCGCGCGGTGCAACGCTGGGGCCGCCTTCTGGCGGGCAAGGGGAGGTCATGAGGGATCACAGTTCTGGCTAATCGATGATACGCCCAGCCTAGGCGATCAGAGTTACCATAAGGTTTCTGCCCTCAGGCTCCGGGCTGAATTTCGGGATCATTTTGCGACGGGGAGAGGGCCCGGGTGGCGGAGGATTTTTCCTGCAGAAGCGTCTCGATCGCACTCCGGCGCTGGCGAATTTTCTGCAGCAGCTCCTCCGTACCTGCCAGGCTCGGTTCGGCGGGTGCGACCGGCGCGTTCTCGGCCTGTACGGCCTCGGAGAATCCCGCTTCGGTTTCCGTGCCTGATTCGCGAATTGCTTCGGTATCGCCGCTGGCCCAGGCTGCGCGCCGTGCCGCGTCTTCGTCGCCCGCGACACGACTCATCGTATGGGCGCGGTCATGCTCGCCAAGCCTTGCCAGAAGCTCACCGCGAAGGGCGTCGCTCTCGGGCCCCTGCAAGCCGGCGAGTGAGGCCAGTGCCCGTTCGTATCGGCCGAGCGCCATGAGTGCACGCACGCGCATCAGGCGATAGGCATCCTCGGGAGGGAGCCCGTCGGATCGTTGAAGTGCCTGCTCGGGAAAGCCGAGTGACAGCAGGCGCGAGGCGAGAGCAAATGCGGTTTCTTCGCTGACCTGTGTGTGAAGATCGTTGTATGCGGGGTCGAAGAGGGTTCGAAGGAAGACCTCGTCGGAGGCGTTCTTCGCGAGGATCAGGGAGACGGTATCGCGGGCTTCGTTGATAGAACCTGGGTTGGCACCCGGGCTGTGGGCGTTGGCCGCAGTGAGCCGTTCGAAAGCTTTATCGAAGTCCCCGTCGCGGGCGTAGGCGGGGGCGATCGCGACCATGAGGGTGTAGGCAAGCGGCCTGTCCCGATGCTCGAAGATGATCGATTCGACCAGGTCAATCCGGTCAGGAGCCAGCGGGCGGCCCTGCTCATTGGCCAGACGGACAAGCTCGACGAGCGCTTCGGGCACCTCGGCCTGATTGGATTCCAGCACGCCTTCAAGGAGGTCTTCGGCGGCACCATTGCTGGCCTGTGATCTGAAGCCCTCTCCTCCGGCCGCATGATCGCCCTCTTCTGCCAAGGCGGCCTGAAGCATCTGGTAGCCGGAGCCATGGTCGCCATCTGCCCGCGAGAGCGTGTCCCGCAGGCTAGCCGCCAGCTCCACGTGGTTTCGGGCGAGCAGGCTCTGTGCGACTCTCGGCACAACCAGCCGTCGCAGATGCAGCGGCAAATCTGAGGCCGTGGCAGCGATATCGCGCGAGGTGGCGTCGCTCAGTGTGGCTGGCACAGGCCCGGTCAGCATGGCCCAAAAGCTGGCCTGTCCGGGACAGCCGACGTGGCCGACGAGGGCCGGACCGGCCTTGCCCGGTATGTCGTCGAGCCCGGCTGCAAGCGCACGGTATAGGGGGGCATCGGGGTCGTCCGGCATGAAATCATCAACCACCTGACGTGCTTCGGCGCCGAAGCCGAGGTAGAGATAAGACCGCGCCAATGCGGCGGCGGCCTGGGAATTGGGGGTGTCAAACTCGCGCAGCAAGGCCTGCCGGGCGGTGCCGATCATTTCATGTGGCTCTGCTTCGGGCTCGGAGATCAGAAAATCGAAGTGGCGTGGGTCGAGGCAGGCTGTCGCCGTTTCGGCGAGCCTCTCAGCCGGATTGGGCGCGGCGCGGTCGACGCCGGTAATTGCCCCCACGTTCTCGCCGGGATGATTGCTCGGGGGCATGTCGGCACCGGGTTGTGCCACCTCGCCGTCGAGCCCGCCGTAGTCGGGATTGGGCTTCACCATGCCCTGCGAGCCGGCCCGGGCGAGCTGCTTGAGGAGCTCGGCCTCGATTTCTGCGATACGCTGCCGCTCCCTCGCCTCGGCGAAAGGATCGGTGGCGCCGGGGTCTTCACGCGCGGGCGCAGTTGGCTCTTCCTGCTTTGGCGGCTGGTCCGCCATGTTGGGAAGCGCGACATGGCGGTCGTACCGGCGGCGCAGTTTGCCCGAGAACATTGGCGGCAGCACACCATCTGCAACCGCTACGGGGGCGGGAGCGCCGATCGGCTCGGCGCTTGGACTGGCCGTTTCGGTTGGTGGCACCTGCGCGGTCATCAACCGGTTGTTGGCCTCCTGTGCGGGCGGCGCGGCGCCATCCACGATATCCACGGCGACCACCTGTGTGCCGGTTTGGACCGGACGGATGTGACAGGCGCAACCAGATGTGATGATCAGCCTCCCGGCCTCCTGCGTGTACGCAAGATTCTGGATGCGATCCCGCCGGATACGGCGAAACGCGATGGACATGTCGAGTGCGATATCTCGGCGGGCAAGCTCCAGAACATAGCCGCCTTCGGTTCGCCCGACCTTCCAATCGGTTCCCTGTTGCAGCCCAAGCGCGATTCGGGTGAATCCGCTGTGCTCGCCAGTCGTCAGCAAGACAGTTTCAGCCTGCGAGGACGTGCTCGCAAGCAACACGGCGGCAAATAGCACCGCCCGGAGGCTGACGCGAAAGATCACGCTGCTTCTGCTTTTAGGTCTTTGAGTGCTTCTTCGAGTTCGGAGAAGCTGGGGCGGCTGTGGCCGGGCGTGTTTTGTCTGCCAACCTCGATGCAGATGTTGGTTGCATGCTGATGCAAGTTGGCGACGAGCACCTCGCGGATCAACTGGTAGAAGTGGCCATCCTCCTCGATCACGGCCTTCATCTTGGAAGAGAACGGCCCGACGATCCCGTAGGCGAGGAACACGCCGAGAAAGGTGCCCACGAGAGCGCCCCCGATCATCTTGCCGAGGATTTCCGGCGGTTGGTCGATGGAACCCATGGTCTTGATCACGCCGAGCACGGCGGCGACGATCCCGAGCGCCGGAAGCCCGTCTGCCATGGATTGCATGGCGTGCGGAGAGTGCAGCGCGTGGTGCATGTTGGCGGACATGCGTTTTTCCAGCACCTCCTCCAC of Oceanicola sp. 502str15 contains these proteins:
- the smc gene encoding chromosome segregation protein SMC, translated to MQFTRLRLNGFKSFVDPTDLVIANGLTGVVGPNGCGKSNLLEALRWVMGENRPTAMRGGGMEDVIFAGAASRPARNFAEVSIHIDNSERLAPAGFNDQDVLEVVRRITRDAGSAYKANTKDVRARDVQMLFADASTGSHSPALVRQGQISELINAKPKSRRRILEEAAGISGLYQRRHEAELKLNGAEQNLARVDDVIEQLAAQLSQLARQARQAARYREIGSELRQVEGLLLYRRWMEADEAVASAGQSHRDTVAAASAAERAVLAAEKRRSETDAALPALREEEAIAAAVLQRLQVERGGLREEAARAEATIDTLKSRLAQLTRDMEREEGLNRDAGETVERLGWEEAELQKAGDGQEEKLEEATEAARKAASVLSEIEERLAEQTEDVARLAARHQSAQRMQSDARSGADRNEAEAAKARTQAEEARGRKAGAEEAMRVAKAASEAATLRAEEAEKALESADEARAECAGREAEARAAASAAEGETKTLSAEMHALARLVDREGTEGAQVLDMLSVDKGYEKALGAALADDLRAPAVEADAPSGWAALPDYPAPQGLPGGLHPLADYMHVPDVLKRRMAEVGLVSGPEEGAARQAELKPGQRLVSREGDLWRWDGFRAAAEDAPSAAALRLEQLNRLEELKLDLNEAEARAAGARQAHTTLSEELARVTEADRTARQARREADTAVADASRALSRAESDASMAATRAEAADMAVKRHEDEAKAARERLAEAEAALAQLGDLEEARGNVEAAKSLVENARQDMLSRRAVQDEIRRMGEARVRRLQEIAREVSNWRERLTNAEARSNELNERKTTTEAELATAEAAPDDIEARETKLLDALEKAEERRKGAADKLAAGETAWREAQAEEREATKIAGELREGRAAAQARMEAAQEARKLAEERIHEELECAPADLLQTLEADPDKIPDVERLENDLSRLRRQRDSLGAVNLRAEEDAKEVQTEHDELVKEKADLEEAIRALRNGIAGLNKEGRERLLTAFEQVNSNFTLLFKHLFGGGEASLELVESDDPLEAGLEIMCMPPGKKLSTLSLLSGGEQTLTALALIFAVFLANPAPICVLDEVDAPLDDANVTRFCDLLDEMTRRTDTRFLIITHHAVTMSRMDRLFGVTMQEQGVSQLVSVDLKKAEALVA
- a CDS encoding flagellar biosynthetic protein FliR; amino-acid sequence: MIEALAQLLGFSQAALLTGFTVFLRVGAAMALIPAFGEQGVPARIRLGAALAFTAIVAPLVPVPQATSLAGIALSLTLLSEIVIGLTFGFGLRLFIFALQVAGSMAAQSTSLAQIFGASPNVDPQPAIGHLFVVAGLALAATSGLHVQVAMGFVESYKVLPVGAVLGAGDAMEWGVSRVSAAFGMAFSLASPFIIAALIYNIALGVINRAMPQLMVAFVGAPAITAGGLILLFLSTPYLLSLWLTALQRYMATPFGG
- a CDS encoding GNAT family N-acetyltransferase; this encodes MSLKISRGDPRHPDATDLLKQSQALMQRLFPPEDNFFLDIDALCGRDIRFFVAKEDGRILGVGALALRKGYGEVKSMFTRESARGRGIAALLLAEIEAEARREGYDLLRLETGNSLASAHRIYGKAGFVQRGAFGDYPEAPSSLFMEKRLD
- the flhA gene encoding flagellar biosynthesis protein FlhA, producing MGVITMMILPMPSWVLDVGLAGSFALAILIFTVTLFIERPLDFSSFPTILLASLMLRLSLNVSSTKLIIGEGHTGTRAAGSVIEGFAMFVMGGSVFLGLVVFGVLMIVNFMVITKGAARMAEVGARFALDGMPGKQLAIDSDMSAGAIDHEEAKSRREREQAETTFFGSLDGASKFVKGDAMAGLLITLLNLVMGLVMGTAVHGLPIADAFHTYAILTVGDGLVTQIPAVIISIASALLLARGGERGATDLALVGQLGKHPAAIATVAVLMALFGLVPGLPMLPFFAGAATLGLFAWRRHVALEAEALAAALPPPEEPKTQRKSMGDMLDLDDIHVEFAPDLVSMVLDPATGLDARIENMRAHVAASFGLILPEIRLTDNAALRSETYAIRIHGVTQATNLLHPERVLALAGDLPELLPPGEDCHEPVYGAPARWISENDREDAALQGSTVVTPAEVLATHLLEVLKRNFARLLTMKALRRLLEELANLSDPVRAEANKRLIDELVPDKVPIELLLAVLRLLLDEQVSIRNLPLILESISEARGTYSAPETICEHVRQRLGFQLVSELRRDDGTLPLLQLAPEWEEQFLAHQVDGGNGTEDIALPPEAFSKLATGVSEKLARVAEDGVSPALVTTSRRRRFLKTVLTAKGIATPVLSFEEIGMDARPALLGVIAA
- a CDS encoding flagellar biosynthesis protein FlhB — encoded protein: MAGQDDDSDKQHEPTQKRLDDARKKGEVPRSTDITTATAYGALLLAAFTVGASSITGLGATGSQLLAQADRLAPLLTGPGFATLSGGLMTKIAGTMAPWFAIPALACIASLVAQRAITFAPEKLQFKLSRISPLSNAKNKFGRNGLFEFFKSFVKLTIISFVLFAYLNRRLPDMLSAAALEPGQVGALLGRLCLDFLMIVTAIMAAIATVDFLWQQAEHMRKNRMSHQELKDEHKESEGDPHIRQFRRQKAIEIASAQMMSEVPKADVVIVNPQHYAVALKWDRLTPGAPVCVAKGVDELAARIRARAQEAGVPIHRDPPTARALHATVELGEEIRPDHYAPVAAAIRFSEAMRQKARASYTNRSGS
- a CDS encoding GbsR/MarR family transcriptional regulator, which translates into the protein MTQPIDETRDEFIEKMGLLVQADGLPRTAGRVMGMLVWHGEPISFCDLAIGLQVSRGSISTATRILIDRRMVRRLAKPGDRQDYFQLAEKSYESMVKDLSLQFHRRSEDLYSTLDCVPESEPEIRERVRAYSVMLESVSRKIGELAEEMV